From Roseburia hominis, the proteins below share one genomic window:
- a CDS encoding D-2-hydroxyacid dehydrogenase: MKIVFLDVKTIGEDIDLSGYDALGEVVKYGFSAPEEVPERVKDADVIVLNKVRVNERTIGSAERLKLVCVTATGTNNLDKEYLEKRGIAWRNVAGYSTETVAQHTFAMLLYLLEKLRYYDDYVKEERYVNDTIFTHFAEHFTEICGKTWGIIGLGNIGRRVAGIAEAFGAKVIYYSASGRPAQEGYQQVDFDTLLRESDIISVHAPLNEHTENLIDKKALAKMKPSCIFLNLGRGPIVVEKDLYDALMSGEIAAAGLDVLCEEPMNEKNPLIAIKDSRKLLITPHVAWASVEARTKLMGIILGQIKEYMGEI; the protein is encoded by the coding sequence ATGAAGATAGTTTTTTTAGATGTCAAGACCATCGGTGAGGATATAGATCTGTCCGGTTACGATGCATTGGGAGAAGTGGTAAAATACGGATTTTCCGCACCGGAGGAAGTGCCGGAACGAGTGAAAGACGCCGATGTGATCGTTTTAAATAAAGTACGGGTGAACGAACGGACGATAGGAAGTGCCGAAAGATTAAAACTGGTCTGTGTAACAGCCACCGGCACGAATAATCTGGATAAAGAATATCTGGAAAAACGCGGGATCGCGTGGAGGAATGTAGCTGGCTATTCCACTGAGACCGTAGCCCAGCACACCTTTGCCATGCTGCTCTATTTGCTGGAAAAACTCCGGTATTACGATGACTATGTCAAAGAGGAGCGCTATGTAAATGACACGATCTTCACCCATTTTGCAGAGCATTTTACGGAAATCTGCGGGAAGACCTGGGGAATCATCGGGCTTGGAAATATCGGAAGACGGGTCGCTGGGATTGCAGAGGCGTTTGGCGCGAAAGTAATCTATTATTCCGCATCGGGACGGCCAGCCCAGGAGGGATACCAGCAGGTGGATTTTGACACCCTGCTGCGGGAATCAGATATCATTTCCGTACATGCGCCGCTCAATGAACATACGGAAAATCTGATCGATAAAAAGGCTTTGGCGAAAATGAAGCCTTCCTGCATTTTCCTGAATCTCGGGCGCGGTCCTATCGTGGTGGAAAAAGACCTGTATGATGCGCTGATGAGTGGAGAAATTGCTGCGGCAGGGCTGGATGTGCTTTGCGAGGAGCCTATGAATGAGAAGAATCCGCTCATTGCTATTAAGGATAGCCGAAAACTTCTGATCACCCCGCATGTGGCGTGGGCGAGCGTGGAGGCGAGGACGAAACTGATGGGGATTATTCTTGGGCAGATTAAAGAGTATATGGGTGAAATCTAA
- a CDS encoding YitT family protein encodes MVHNKKTELLKDIAVDIFAGILIAVGAYNFAAQARFPLAGINGIALIFYHLFGLPMGTVALILNIPIAFFCFKILGRKFFMRSLRTMIITSVIMDVIAPMFPVYEGDRLLAAICCGVLSGLGYAMIYMRDSSTGGADFIMLSIKAKNPHLSIGNITLAMDALIVGLGTALISRDVNSLIYGMIVTYILSVVVDRVMYGIDEGKVALIVTERGQEICDRIDEILGRGSTILKGYGSYSKLEKDVVMCACNNKQMYGIRRLIKEIDEKSFLVIMESSEVVGEGFKTE; translated from the coding sequence ATGGTACACAACAAAAAAACAGAATTATTAAAGGATATTGCGGTAGACATTTTCGCCGGAATCCTGATCGCGGTGGGGGCATATAATTTTGCAGCGCAGGCCCGGTTCCCGCTGGCGGGAATCAACGGAATCGCCTTGATCTTTTATCACTTGTTCGGACTGCCGATGGGTACTGTCGCACTTATTTTAAATATACCGATTGCATTTTTCTGCTTTAAGATTCTGGGGAGGAAATTTTTTATGCGCTCCCTTCGCACTATGATCATTACTTCTGTGATCATGGACGTGATTGCGCCTATGTTTCCGGTCTATGAAGGAGACCGGCTTCTTGCTGCCATCTGCTGCGGCGTCCTGTCCGGCCTTGGCTATGCCATGATTTATATGCGTGATTCTTCCACCGGAGGAGCGGATTTTATCATGCTTTCGATCAAGGCAAAGAACCCTCACCTTTCTATCGGAAATATTACACTCGCCATGGACGCCCTGATCGTCGGACTTGGTACTGCGCTGATCTCCAGAGATGTGAACAGCCTGATCTATGGTATGATCGTTACGTATATTCTTTCGGTGGTTGTAGACCGGGTAATGTATGGCATTGATGAAGGCAAGGTCGCGCTGATCGTTACGGAACGGGGACAGGAAATCTGTGACCGGATTGATGAAATTCTGGGGCGGGGCTCTACAATCCTGAAAGGGTACGGGAGTTACTCGAAGCTGGAAAAAGATGTGGTCATGTGTGCATGTAATAATAAGCAGATGTATGGGATCAGGAGGCTTATTAAGGAGATTGATGAGAAGTCGTTTTTGGTGATTATGGAATCGAGTGAGGTTGTTGGGGAAGGGTTTAAGACGGAATAA
- a CDS encoding M20 family metallopeptidase: MNGKNDMNVANEIRAWESQMVEDRRFLHMNPELSNQEFETTAFIKKRLEEYGIEIENLPIPTGVSALIHGDRNGKTICIRHDIDALPIKEDTGLEFSSKQDGVSHCCGHDIHTVIALYCAKYLQEHRKQLKGNVRVVFQPAEETGAGARSMMRAGFAELAPQTDLVVGLHTHPMTTVGEICLRKGPMEAGVDYLKITVQGCSGHGAYPHDCVDPIVVSAYLITQLQTVISRENQAVCPAVLTLGSIHGGETYNSIPGEVTMLGTLRSLYPESREKNLDAIRRIVNHVCEGMRAKGTVEISEGNIPPIINRADVVDGIVKAADQVLGKGHVRELPNPSMGSDDFAVFLNQCEGAQFFLGTGNEQECSRLGLHKGNNIFDERSLVVGTAVLCQYIMNELGGHK, from the coding sequence ATGAATGGTAAGAATGATATGAATGTAGCAAACGAAATACGCGCGTGGGAAAGTCAGATGGTGGAAGACAGAAGATTTTTGCATATGAATCCGGAACTGAGCAATCAGGAATTTGAAACAACAGCATTTATAAAAAAGCGCCTGGAAGAATATGGAATAGAGATCGAAAACCTTCCGATTCCAACAGGAGTCAGCGCACTGATACATGGGGATAGAAACGGAAAAACAATATGTATCCGACATGATATTGATGCTCTCCCCATTAAGGAGGATACAGGGCTGGAATTTTCATCAAAGCAAGATGGGGTGAGCCATTGCTGCGGACATGATATACATACGGTTATTGCGTTGTATTGTGCAAAATATCTGCAGGAACACAGAAAGCAGCTGAAGGGTAATGTAAGGGTCGTATTCCAGCCGGCAGAAGAAACAGGAGCAGGAGCCAGAAGTATGATGAGGGCCGGATTTGCAGAGCTCGCCCCACAGACAGATCTTGTGGTAGGTCTCCACACACATCCTATGACAACAGTAGGAGAAATCTGCTTACGCAAAGGGCCAATGGAAGCGGGAGTAGATTATCTGAAAATAACGGTACAGGGATGCAGCGGGCATGGAGCATATCCTCACGATTGCGTAGATCCGATTGTGGTAAGCGCATATTTAATCACCCAGCTTCAAACGGTGATTTCCCGTGAAAATCAGGCAGTTTGTCCGGCAGTACTGACGCTTGGAAGTATCCATGGAGGAGAGACGTACAATTCGATTCCCGGCGAAGTAACCATGCTTGGAACGCTCCGTTCTTTATACCCGGAAAGCAGAGAGAAGAACTTGGATGCCATTCGGCGTATTGTCAATCATGTCTGCGAAGGAATGAGAGCAAAGGGAACTGTGGAGATTAGTGAAGGAAACATACCCCCGATTATCAACCGGGCTGATGTGGTAGATGGCATTGTGAAAGCAGCAGATCAGGTATTGGGCAAAGGTCATGTGAGAGAGCTTCCAAATCCCAGTATGGGCTCTGATGATTTTGCGGTATTTTTGAATCAATGTGAAGGGGCACAGTTTTTTCTTGGAACGGGAAACGAACAAGAGTGTAGCAGGTTGGGACTGCATAAAGGCAATAATATCTTTGATGAACGTTCCTTAGTGGTTGGAACAGCAGTTCTTTGTCAATATATTATGAATGAATTGGGGGGACACAAATGA